In one Aulosira sp. FACHB-615 genomic region, the following are encoded:
- a CDS encoding CU044_2847 family protein, producing the protein MEIQSRIITVELADGTNIKVEATLIGDRKPNIQVRPFSEVTTPLEALVTEIAEVLNKVKPDKASVKFGIDIGIESGKLTPVLVKGNDTGNLEITLEWNHC; encoded by the coding sequence ATGGAAATTCAAAGCAGAATTATTACAGTAGAACTTGCTGATGGTACTAATATTAAAGTTGAAGCTACACTAATAGGCGATCGCAAACCAAATATTCAAGTTAGACCGTTTAGCGAAGTCACAACCCCCCTAGAAGCTCTTGTAACAGAAATTGCCGAAGTATTAAATAAAGTTAAGCCAGATAAAGCTAGTGTCAAATTTGGCATAGATATTGGCATTGAATCAGGGAAGCTCACACCTGTATTAGTGAAAGGTAATGATACAGGTAATCTGGAGATCACTTTAGAATGGAACCACTGTTGA